One part of the Sesamum indicum cultivar Zhongzhi No. 13 linkage group LG14, S_indicum_v1.0, whole genome shotgun sequence genome encodes these proteins:
- the LOC105177052 gene encoding uncharacterized protein LOC105177052, with protein MVHDQKRDQSEEPNTFRVANLQVRSFSARCLGVDTRSYFKDAAGNSTSSRSVIIKPKLQKILSGKEEVDFSREAAEQDRVEKSNGKKQCRTGNQERKGMRRSSSALEFEEVKGFIDLGFVFTEEDKSSGLVSIIPGLQKCGKMAEDREKVEENDRVSRPYLSEGWGVPNQRMGSNNHLMNWRIPSSENEIRMKKHLKVWAQTVASFVR; from the coding sequence ATGGTGCATGATCAGAAGAGGGATCAAAGTGAAGAACCAAACACTTTCCGGGTGGCAAATCTTCAAGTCCGATCCTTCAGTGCTCGGTGTTTAGGCGTCGACACGCGCAGCTATTTCAAAGACGCTGCCGGGAACTCAACTTCCTCAAGATCAGTTATCATCAAACCGAAGCTGCAGAAGATTTTATCCGGGAAAGAAGAGGTTGACTTCTCCAGGGAAGCTGCCGAACAAGACAGGGTTGAGAAATCGAATGGGAAGAAACAGTGTAGAACCGGAAATCAGGAGAGAAAAGGGATGAGGAGAAGCTCATCAGCTCTCGAGTTTGAGGAGGTAAAAGGGTTCATTGACTTGGGATTTGTTTTCACTGAAGAGGACAAGAGTTCAGGCCTGGTTTCGATCATTCCGGGGCTGCAGAAATGTGGCAAAATGGCTGAGGATCGTGAAAAAGTTGAGGAAAATGATCGAGTTTCCAGGCCTTATTTGTCTGAAGGGTGGGGTGTTCCGAATCAGAGAATGGGAAGCAACAACCATTTGATGAACTGGAGAATCCCATCTTCAGAGAATGAAATCAGAATGAAAAAGCATCTCAAAGTTTGGGCTCAAACTGTTGCATCATTTGTTAGATAA
- the LOC105176825 gene encoding uncharacterized protein LOC105176825: MSGGSRSSRPSENWQPGPDYWIYLPTNLSDFLPPRRTPSQRGRTRDPRWFLEERSIRGPNNGLVSYPSTVNRRPSVRLLLIDDYDTYLGTQTPVPETPPAFQEPRYTQEEESMLTPQQQKQAINKLRKQLYSPHMSNIIRRLSIKSSGSNVESFQQDDDGKRCAVCLEDFETRQFVTLTPCNHMFHEDCIVPWVKRQGKCPICRFVIAE; the protein is encoded by the exons ATGAGTGGAGGCTCCCGGAGCAGTCGGCCCTCCGAGAATTGGCAGCCTGGACCTGACTACTGGATTTATCTGCCTACTAATCTATCAGACTTTCTTCCCCCACGAAGAACTCCG AGTCAGAGAGGAAGAACGAGAGATCCGCGGTGGTTTCTTGAGGAGAGATCCATACGAGGTCCTAATAATGGCTTAGTCAG CTATCCATCAACAGTGAACCGTCGCCCTTCAGTCCGACTACTGCTCATAGACGACTATGATACATATCTTGGAACTCAAACCCCAGTGCCTGAGACGCCTCCGGCGTTTCAAGAACCAAGGTACACTCAAGAGGAGGAATCCATGCTGACTccacaacaacaaaaacagGCAATCAATAAGCTGAGGAAACAACTCTATAGCCCACATATGAGTAATATAATCAGGAGGCTGAGCATCAAGTCTAGTGGGAGCAACGTTGAAAGCTTTCAACAAGACGATGATGGGAAAAGATGTGCAGTTTGCTTGGAAGATTTCGAGACTAGACAGTTTGTGACATTGACGCCTTGCAACCATATGTTTCATGAAGATTGCATTGTGCCTTGGGTGAAACGACAAGGCAAATGCCCTATTTGTAGATTCGTGATTGCTGAATAG
- the LOC105176828 gene encoding F-box protein At3g07870-like — MSDYLPQEVLIKILARLPPVSLIKFRCVSKSWNLLISSPFFISMQTEQAIISKPVDAGTEQIIVRRYSKAQNSELYTVHIDNEEFPDDKNIKIEYPFRDSTRFYYRIVGSCNGVLCLSDDLFGQADSTLLWNPVIKRKVTLPVPQATFDTMGPYMFVLGFGFDVENNDYKLVRMAYVQGDYGYLVPPKVEVYALSIGNWREFSGEVPVNCVVEYFWSEVLISGKVHWVAYRNMGMQEKVENLIMVFNLSSEVFDEMQLPSALENELPINLNAAVLARSLAVVQYDERVWSKSCCIWVMKNYGDRESWSKQYNIEVDGGLGTILGFRSNGDVLLTARNRGLVSYNPVTGQIRDLGIFGTKDSFYVGTYVESLSLLVEGKEARERIPSDTETESESESECESSVEDDEDRYGDVEKSEFWMQSSMCQYLTVLLKRTFM, encoded by the coding sequence ATGTCTGATTATTTACCTCAAGAAGTATTGATCAAGATCCTGGCAAGGCTGCCTCCAGTATCTCTTATCAAGTTCAGATGCGTCTCGAAATCATGGAATTTACTCATCTCCAGCCCTTTCTTCATCTCAATGCAAACAGAACAAGCCATTATCTCCAAGCCCGTCGACGCCGGGACGGAGCAGATCATCGTTAGGCGCTATTCGAAGGCCCAAAACAGCGAACTGTACACAGTGCACATCGACAATGAAGAGTTCCCTGATgacaaaaacatcaaaatcgAATACCCTTTTCGAGATTCGACACGATTCTATTACCGTATTGTGGGTTCTTGCAACGGGGTGCTCTGCCTCTCCGATGACCTATTCGGGCAGGCTGATTCCACTCTGCTGTGGAATCCCGTGATCAAGCGAAAAGTCACGTTGCCTGTGCCACAAGCAACTTTTGACACCATGGGGCCTTACATGTTTGTGCTCGGGTTCGGATTTGATGTCGaaaataatgactacaagcTTGTAAGAATGGCTTATGTTCAAGGGGATTATGGATATTTGGTGCCTCCAAAAGTTGAGGTTTATGCACTAAGTATAGGGAATTGGCGCGAGTTTAGTGGGGAAGTTCCTGTGAATTGTGTTGTGGAGTATTTCTGGTCAGAGGTTCTTATTAGTGGGAAAGTGCATTGGGTTGCTTACCGGAATATGGGCATGCAGGAGAAAGTAGAGAACTTGATTATGGTATTCAACTTGAGCAGTGaggtgtttgatgaaatgcaGCTACCCTCTGCCTTAGAAAATGAGCTGCCGATTAATTTGAACGCTGCGGTTCTTGCACGTTCACTAGCTGTCGTTCAGTACGACGAACGTGTATGGAGCAAGAGTTGCTGCATTTGGGTTATGAAGAACTATGGTGATAGGGAGTCATGGAGTAAACAGTACAACATTGAAGTTGATGGAGGACTTGGGACGATTCTTGGTTTTAGATCAAACGGCGATGTCCTATTGACTGCAAGAAATCGGGGATTAGTGTCGTATAATCCGGTTACAGGACAAATCAGGGATCTTGGTATATTCGGGACGAAAGACTCATTTTACGTGGGCACTTACGTTGAGTCCCTTTCGTTGCTTGTTGAGGGGAAAGAAGCGCGAGAAAGGATCCCTAGTGATACCGAAActgagagtgagagtgagagcGAATGTGAATCTTCGgttgaagatgatgaagatCGATATGGTGATGTTGAGAAGAGTGAGTTTTGGATGCAATCTAGCATGTGCCAGTATCTTACTGTGTTGCTTAAGCGTACATTTATGTGA
- the LOC105176826 gene encoding ATP-dependent zinc metalloprotease FTSH 2, chloroplastic-like, whose protein sequence is MVASSAMASVVGNGLSSSKTRTSVSKEIYGGQFVQSSCLSSMNNMCKVVYIRASLDQRRNDGRRGFLKLLLGNSGLAVPALLGNGKAIADEQGVSNSRMSYSRFLEYLDKDRVTRVDLFENGTIAIVEAISPELGNQVQRVRVQLPGLSQELLQKLREKNIDFAAHNAQEDSGSLLFNLIGNLAFPLILIGGLFLLSRRSSGGMGGPGGPGFPLAFGQSKAKFQMEPNTGVTFDDVAGVDEAKQDFMEVVEFLKKPERFTAVGARIPKGVLLVGPPGTGKTLLAKAIAGEAGVPFFSISGSEFVEMFVGVGASRVRDLFKKAKENAPCIVFVDEIDAVGRQRGTGIGGGNDEREQTLNQLLTEMDGFEGNTGIIVIAATNRADILDSALLRPGRFDRQVTVDVPDIRGRTEILKVHASNKKFDSDVSLEVIAMRTPGFSGADLANLLNEAAILAGRRGKTAISSKEIDDSIDRIVAGMEGTVMTDGKSKSLVAYHEVGHAICGTLTPGHDAVQKVTLVPRGQARGLTWFIPADDPTLISKQQLFARIVGGLGGRAAEEVIFGEPEVTTGAVGDLQQITGLAKQMVVTFGMSDIGPWSLMDASAQSADVIMRMMARNSMSEKLAEDIDAAVKRISDEAYVIALSHIRNNREAIDKIVEVLLEKETMTGDEFRAILSEFVEIPAENRVPPTPAPVTAQ, encoded by the exons ATGGTGGCTTCATCGGCAATGGCGTCTGTAGTGGGAAATGGTTTGTCCAGTAGTAAAACCAGAACAAGTGTTTCCAAGGAAATTTATGGGGGGCAGTTTGTCCAATCCTCATGCCTTTCATCAATGAATAACATGTGTAAAGTAGTATATATTAGAGCATCACTAGATCAAAGGAGAAATGATGGAAGAAGAGGTTTTCTTAAATTGTTGCTTGGTAACTCTGGACTTGCTGTACCTGCATTATTAGGCAATGGAAAAGCTATTGCTGATGAGCAAGGTGTATCCAATTCAAGGATGTCCTATTCTAGATTTTTGGAGTATCTAGATAAGGATAGAGTGACAAGAGttgatttgtttgaaaatggaACTATTGCTATTGTTGAGGCTATATCTCCAGAATTGGGTAACCAAGTCCAGAGAGTGCGTGTACAACTCCCAGGCCTCAGCCAGGAGCTCCTTCAAAAGCTTAGGGAGAAGAATATCGACTTTGCTGCCCATAATGCACAAGAGGACTCTGGTTctcttttgtttaatttaattggaaacTTGGCCTTCCCTTTAATTTTGATAGGGGGTCTATTCCTTCTCTCACGACGGTCTTCTGGGGGAATGGGTGGGCCTGGAGGGCCTGGTTTCCCTCTTGCCTTTGGTCAATCAAAGGCTAAGTTCCAAATGGAACCAAACACTGGTGTCACGTTTGATGACGTTGCTGGCGTGGATGAAGCAAAGCAAGATTTTATGGAGGTGGTGGAATTCCTGAAGAAGCCTGAGAGATTCACTGCTGTGGGCGCTCGTATTCCTAAGGGAGTTCTTCTTGTTGGTCCTCCAGGTACTGGAAAGACATTGCTAGCAAAGGCAATCGCTGGTGAAGCAGGTGTTCCATTTTTCTCGATTTCAGGTTCTGAGTTTGTTGAGATGTTTGTTGGAGTCGGTGCCTCAAGAGTCCGTGATCTTTTCAAGAAGGCCAAGGAAAATGCTCCCTGCATTGTGtttgttgatgaaattgatGCTGTTGGCCGTCAAAGAGGAACTGGTATTGGTGGAGGCAATGATGAAAGGGAGCAAACGCTAAACCAGCTCTTGACAGAAATGGATGGTTTTGAAGGGAATACTGGTATAATTGTTATTGCAGCTACTAACCGTGCTGATATTCTCGACTCTGCCTTATTGAGGCCAGGAAGGTTTGATAGACAG GTCACTGTTGATGTCCCAGATATTCGTGGAAGAACAGAGATCCTAAAGGTTCATGCAagtaataaaaagtttgactCAGATGTATCACTTGAAGTGATAGCTATGAGGACACCTGGTTTCAGTGGAGCAGATCTTGCTAATCTCTTAAATGAGGCAGCTATTCTGGCTGGTCGGCGTGGAAAGACAGCCATCTCATCAAAAGAAATCGATGATTCAATTGACAGGATAGTTGCTGGAATGGAAGGAACAGTCATGACAGATGGCAAGAGCAAAAGTCTTGTGGCATACCATGAAGTGGGTCATGCCATCTGCGG AACTTTGACCCCTGGGCATGATGCTGTTCAGAAGGTCACCTTAGTTCCACGTGGTCAAGCACGCGGTTTGACGTGGTTCATCCCTGCAGATGATCCAACCTTGATATCAAAGCAGCAACTTTTTGCCAGAATTGTTGGTGGGCTCGGTGGAAGAGCTGCTGAGGAGGTTATATTTGGTGAGCCGGAGGTGACAACTGGCGCAGTCGGTGATTTGCAACAGATCACTGGCTTGGCCAAGCAG ATGGTTGTTACTTTTGGCATGTCCGACATAGGTCCGTGGTCACTGATGGACGCATCTGCCCAAAGTGCTGACGTGATCATGAGAATGATGGCAAGGAATTCCATGTCCGAAAAGCTTGCTGAAGATATTGATGCTGCAGTCAAGAGGATTTCAGATGAGGCTTATGTGATTGCATTAAGCCACATCCGGAACAACCGTGAAGCAATTGATAAGATCGTGGAAGTCCTTCTTGAGAAGGAGACTATGACAGGAGATGAATTTCGGGCTATTCTTTCGGAGTTTGTGGAGATTCCAGCTGAAAATAGAGTTCCTCCTACACCAGCTCCAGTAACTGCACAATAG